The Lolium rigidum isolate FL_2022 chromosome 1, APGP_CSIRO_Lrig_0.1, whole genome shotgun sequence region AATCAATTGATGAACTGAATCACTATACATCGTTACAGTATTATTGTTGCAGGTGACGAGTACAAGACACTATGTCGCTATTGTTGGCGCCGTTACAACACATTGAACCGTTGCACTTTCAGTGAGTCACTGAATTTTGTTGCTGATGGTGATGTTGACAACCCACAGAATCATTGCACCTTTATTGAATGATGACTATATTGTTGTTGTTTCAAGTGATGTTGATGACACCCTGATGCTGGCAACACACAAAATCTATATATACTATTGTTGGTGAACGATGTTGACAACGCACTAGCCGCCGGTGGTAGATCTAGGATCCGCCCAACCTCCGGGACAACATTGAACTACGTGTTGTGCTTGGGCTAATTTTTAATTAAAACAACCAATTTGTACTAATATATCGGTGAAAAAATTCTATACCCCAAGCCACGGCCCGATAACCTGGAGCGTAGGTCTGCCCCTGCTAGCCAGTGCCCACGGTGTCCCTCAACcatttgaaggcgagatggcgacAACTCGGTTGTTTTTTCTGCATTCGATATCTCACTTCACTACCACGCTTTACTCAATTACTAAATTAGTGTTTCCATGAATGTTTAGATGTGATTTTGTACTCAGCAAGAAAACGACGCGTGTCATTCTTGTGTACGTATGTATGCATGAATGGGAGGTACAAATATGTCACAAAGACATGAGATTTTTTGATAAAGCCATGAGATGAAGGCGGTCATGCGATTACTTGCGGTTGTATATGCTAATCATCTTGATAACGTACCTTTTGGCTCTTCATGCATGAAGAGAGCCCTCGTTTAGTCGTGTACTTGCATGTGTTTGCATACCACTGCTATATATGCATCTGAACCACATCAGACAAAATATATTCTTCTTACAGGCACTATCGTATTTGTTATTGCACGGGACAATATAAGATAGATGTAACTTATATTACAAGCACATTTGCGCAATAGCTCCTACTGTGACATTGAACCTACATGCAACGACTAACATGGTAAAAAAACGCAAATTATTATGTATACATAGGGACATCGAGTTGAATGACTAAGGTTACACTAAAAGGGGGAGAAACTAATACTTCAACATGTTGTAAGTTGATTTTGTTTCTTTAAAATACTTTATAGACTAAATCATATGGCCGATTCACAACTTCTTTTTATTGTTGGGTTTAAATCTACATCCCAGTTGTGTACTTGTGTATGTCGCGATAAAGTAATCAAACCATTAGGACAGTAACACCAACCTATTGTATACGAAGTTACCATGTGATATATTTAGTAGGTGAAAACCTTATAAATTCCTCGGTGACAATTTTGAAGGAGGAAAAAATGTAGTATATACCAGCATGAGCGCTAGTTACGAGGATCTGATCGAGACAAGCCGAGGATGAAGACACGTCATCAATTAAATTCACGGTTTAagagataaaacattttgaagTTTTGATTTTAGAGGAAGGCTTGATGACCTCATCAGTGTGTTTGCTTGTGTGCATGTCTCCATGGAATATCGTCCACACGTTCTTGTTAGTAACGTTCAAACGAGTTGTAGCGATCAAAGAATTGCCCATCTACACTTAATCACGGCTCTAGATGAAGAGAGGCAGCACATGTCATCTAGTTATTACATATGCCTACGTACACATGTGAAAGAGGAGCTATTGCATCAAGCAAGCACACACCGTTTTCCTTCCAACGAAGGTACTCAAAGATTGATTTATCTAATGTTTTATGTAGCATGCATGTATTTTCAGGTAAGGCGCCCGAATAACGACCTGCACTTTCCACGTCCAGAGACAGTATCAATGTATCATCGATGATATTACAGGATGCACACCCACCCAGTGCCCGCCACTGGAACAACAAATTTGGACGAGCGCAGTTACATTAGAGGTAACATATAAAGGGGAATTATTTTGATTATGCAACAATTGCATTGCATAGAACTTACGTAGAACGAAACAAGGTAAAGAACACGCTCAAACAAGAGCAATGCAAATTTTCAACATCGTCGCATCAAACAACCTAGCACACGCTCTTGTCTATCTAGCATAATAATGTATCACAACACAAGGATTTGCATATTACATGTACTTTTCAGGGCGATGACTCTGTTGTTGCTTCTGATGATATGATTGTGGATGGTTCAGTGATGGTGAAGGACCTCATCGTGGAAGAATGTGAATCACCTGAACCCTCctggttgttcaccttgatgtctcCCATGTTGCTGATCACGGCAGGCTTGGTGATCCTCTCTGTGGAGACATCTTTTTCTCCGGACAGCATCCGGACGATGTTGGTCATGTTGGGACGGAGTTTCATCGCATCTTGGGTGCACAAAAGGCCAACCTTCAAGAATCGGCATGCCTCCTCAGCGTCCAGGTCATCTTCTAGATCTGCATCTATGATCTTCTCGAGCTGTCCTTCCTCATAACATCTCCATGTCTGCAAGAGCACCAGCAAACCTCTACGATCAGTAATATCCAAGAAAATGTGCCTCCGAATACTGAAACAGAAAAAACTACAACCAAAAATAACCATATGACTCTTGATACATTCTTACACAGGACGGTTTGCTATCTGGGCAAAAACACTAACAGATGGTTTTAAAGGACAAAAGCCAAATCATAAACAGAACTACTGGGATATTAAGAACAGACAACACTGCAAGTAGCCaagtatcttttttttttctcgaacacacgcctaaacatgtgttgtatattaGAAGTAAACCGCAAAGAAAGCAGGTGGAGAACAACGCGTAGCAAGGCTACAAGGTAAAAAAAAAGGAGAGAAAAGGAGAAAAGCGAAAAAGATGAACTATACAGTAGCCAAGTATCTTAACAGGTATGTTCGAGCTAACACCTAAATGTTAACTTCATAATGGAAATGGAGGAGTACAACTGCGGTCTCAAAATAAAGTGTAGGTTTAGTGAACATCGAATTAAGATAGAGCTTACCCTCTCGAGCAGAAATTGATCTTCATAAGGCAATCTATTATTGTGGTTACACCTGCCACTAACGATTTCCAAGAGCAGAACACCAAAACTATAAATATCTGACTTCTTTGTCACTTGACCTCTAACTGCATATTCAGGAGCAAGGTATCCTCTGACAGAAAGGGGGAAAAGGCAGAGAAAGAGAGATAAGAATGAAATATAGTCGAATGCCCAAACAAAACGCTAACAAGGTTATACTTACATTGTACCTGCGACACAGGTGCTCACATGAGTTGCGTTTGGAGGGAGGAGCCTTGCCAACCCAAAATCAGAAATTTTGGGGGTGAGATCCTTGTCGAGAAGAATATTGCTTGCCTTTATGTCCCGGTGGATTATGGGAGGACGGATTTCTTCATGAAGAAACGCAAGCCCATGGGCAATGCCAACAGCAATTTTAACACGAACTCTCCAGTTCAACCGGATGCTGCTATAACCTTTTCCTGCAATACCATGAAACATACTTAAGTAAGATAGTTATTGAAGCCTCGCGTGAAAGATGAAGGACATGTTAGGCACCTAGCAGTGTATATGCAAGGCTGTTGTTCTCAAGATAATTATATACAAGAATCCTGTGGGATCCCTCGGCGCAGCAACCGACTAAGGTGATCAGGTTTTCGTGCACAATATCAGAAATTGCTGTAAGTTCGGTAAAAAACTCTTTTATGCCTTGCTTCGAAATGGCAGAAAGCACCTTTACCGCTACAACTGTGCCATCTTTAAGCCTTCCCTGATCAAACAAAATAAATATTAGTTAAGACAGTTCAATGCGATGGACTTTTGAAGTGACCAATGACTTGAGAAAATTACCCTGAACACAGAACCAAAACCGCCTTCGCCAATCTTGTTTGCCTCACTAAAATCATGTGTACCCTTCCTCAGCTCACTATAAGAAAAAACCCTCACCTTATTTCCTCCTGGAGCTACAAGAAAGCAAATGCAAGTGAATCAGAATGATGCGTCTTTCTATAAGTAGAAGTTGTTATAAAACTGAGCAAAGAAATGAAACACTCACCTTCAATAGTTTCTTTGATGTCCTTTCCACACATAAAGCAAGAAGCCATGTT contains the following coding sequences:
- the LOC124683062 gene encoding cold-responsive protein kinase 1-like, with amino-acid sequence MASCFMCGKDIKETIEAPGGNKVRVFSYSELRKGTHDFSEANKIGEGGFGSVFRGRLKDGTVVAVKVLSAISKQGIKEFFTELTAISDIVHENLITLVGCCAEGSHRILVYNYLENNSLAYTLLGKGYSSIRLNWRVRVKIAVGIAHGLAFLHEEIRPPIIHRDIKASNILLDKDLTPKISDFGLARLLPPNATHVSTCVAGTIGYLAPEYAVRGQVTKKSDIYSFGVLLLEIVSGRCNHNNRLPYEDQFLLERTWRCYEEGQLEKIIDADLEDDLDAEEACRFLKVGLLCTQDAMKLRPNMTNIVRMLSGEKDVSTERITKPAVISNMGDIKVNNQEGSGDSHSSTMRSFTITEPSTIISSEATTESSP